A DNA window from Vanacampus margaritifer isolate UIUO_Vmar chromosome 19, RoL_Vmar_1.0, whole genome shotgun sequence contains the following coding sequences:
- the gja1b gene encoding gap junction alpha-1 protein, with the protein MGDWSALGRLLDKVQAYSTAGGKVWLSVLFIFRILVLGTAVESAWGDEQSAFKCNTQQPGCENVCYDKSFPISHVRFWVLQIIFVSTPTLLYLAHVFYLNRKEQKLNRKEEELKVVQNDGGDVDLPLKKIEMKKHKYGIDEHGKVKMKGALLRTYIVSIFFKSMFEVGFLVIQWYIYGFSLSAVYTCERSPCPHRVDCFLSRPTEKTVFIIFMLVVSLVSLLLNVIELFYVFFKRIKDRVKGQQQPTLYPTLSPTPKELSTTKYPYYNGCSSPTAPLSPMSPPGYKLATGERGTGSCRNFNKQAHEQNWANYSTEQNRLGQIGGGGSTISNSHAQAFDFPDDTHEHKKLSSSAGHEMQPMPLMDARPCSRASSRMSSRARPDDLDV; encoded by the coding sequence ATGGGTGATTGGAGCGCTCTTGGCCGCCTGTTGGATAAGGTCCAGGCGTATTCCACCGCCGGGGGGAAGGTCTGGCTCTCTGTCCTCTTCATCTTCCGAATCTTGGTCCTGGGCACGGCAGTCGAATCCGCCTGGGGAGATGAGCAGTCTGCCTTCAAATGTAACACCCAACAACCTGGTTGCGAGAACGTCTGCTATGACAAATCCTTCCCCATCTCCCACGTCAGATTCTGGGTCCTCCAGATTATCTTCGTGTCAACCCCTACGCTACTTTACCTGGCTCATGTCTTTTACCTGAACAGGAAGGAGCAGAAACTGAACAGGAAGGAGGAAGAGCTTAAAGTTGTACAAAATGACGGAGGAGATGTTGACCTCCCTCTGaagaaaattgaaatgaaaaagcacAAGTATGGCATTGACGAGCACGGCAAAGTCAAGATGAAGGGGGCACTACTCAGAACCTACATcgtcagcatttttttcaaatccatGTTTGAAGTGGGCTTTCTCGTGATCCAGTGGTACATATACGGCTTCAGCCTGTCAGCAGTCTACACCTGTGAGAGGTCTCCATGCCCGCATAGGGTGGACTGTTTCCTGTCACGTCCCACAGAAAAGACCGTCTTTATTATCTTCATGCTGGTGGTTTCGCTGGTGTCCCTGCTGCTTAACGTCATTGAGCTCTTCTATGTGTTCTTCAAGAGGATCAAAGATCGTGTGAAGGGCCAACAGCAGCCCACTCTCTACCCTACTTTAAGCCCAACCCCAAAGGAACTCTCCACGACCAAGTATCCTTACTATAATGGCTGCTCTTCCCCTACCGCCCCACTCTCACCCATGTCCCCCCCAGGTTACAAGTTGGCCACAGGAGAGAGGGGGACAGGCTCTTGTCGTAATTTTAACAAGCAGGCCCATGAGCAGAACTGGGCCAATTATTCCACGGAGCAGAACCGCCTTGGCCAGATTGGAGGAGGAGGGAGCACTATTTCAAACTCGCACGCGCAAGCCTTTGATTTCCCCGATGATACCCACGAGCATAAGAAACTGTCCTCATCGGCTGGACACGAGATGCAGCCTATGCCACTGATGGACGCCCGGCCCTGCAGCCGGGCCAGCAGCCGGATGAGCAGCCGGGCCAGGCCAGACGACCTGGATGTGTAA